The Zingiber officinale cultivar Zhangliang chromosome 9A, Zo_v1.1, whole genome shotgun sequence genome window below encodes:
- the LOC122020103 gene encoding E3 ubiquitin-protein ligase WAV3-like, which yields MGTGGWRRAFCKAVRREAPEAMAAEEAAATLSHGPSPRSCAKLGFLSGGRGGSNPPTPRMATPELGDPPAAAHASDSSTPRSRSPALFHRKAFSTPSSPRSPSKFAFFKNLSKSRCRICSQSLKASQEMPVFTAECSHAFHFPCIAAHVRSHGGLACPVCSAAWRQAPFLSAVHRREERTEPRMAGEAENQNPNRRSSGVGRSGTVKGSRVAVADASSAKVYHDDEPLLLAPKTNQAGGGRFNPIPEAADEDDKNEESGDQGELHGLLQSTPKSRVGGVHVIVMPQAALLSEGRRHRNYVVAIKVKAPPLRSAPLLYQTRGRAPVDLVTVLDVSQGMTGEKLQMLKRAMLLVVSSLAPADRLSMVAFSASVGAKRLLPLRRMSRQGQRAARQIVERLVVVGGEIGAATTVGDALRKATKVLEDRRERNPVATIMLLSDAGQQQHLCEQGQSNESNIHISDETGGTGFGDLRPHSLSTTTTAVATTRFAHLEIPLEDADGAEDALQRSQGPSEDAFIKCVGGLVSVVMQDVRLQLMFLSGEICAVYPTSGGCGDVVIGSGSSVLRMGDLYAEEERELLVELRVPLPAMAETSNNHHQLTAKCNYCDPTTHELSFGDEQVLPLPPLCPELGGGSLRLRNVFVSTRAIAESRRLAELSDYNTAHHLLSSARMLLLQSASEVQDHHLVRNLDAELAELQQRRRCLAHHQIYHDQPQEEAALSLAGRQRRRSESPAEPLTPTSAWRAAEQLAKVAIMRKSMNRVSDLHGFENARF from the exons ATGGGAACGGGAGGGTGGCGGAGAGCTTTCTGCAAGGCGGTCCGGCGGGAAGCGCCGGAAGCGATGGCGGCGGAGGAGGCCGCCGCGACCCTCAGTCATGGCCCCAGTCCGAGGAGCTGCGCCAAGCTTGGATTTTTATCCGGCGGAAGAGGAGGCAGCAACCCGCCCACGCCGCGGATGGCGACGCCGGAGCTAGGTGACCCGCCGGCCGCTGCGCACGCGTCGGACAGCTCCACTCCTCGGAGTCGCAGTCCAGCGCTGTTTCATAGGAAGGCCTTCTCCACCCCTTCGTCTCCGAGATCGCCTTCCAAATTTGCTTTCTTCAAGAACCTATCGAAG AGTCGATGCCGGATTTGTTCGCAGAGCCTGAAGGCGAGCCAAGAAATGCCGGTGTTTACGGCGGAGTGTTCCCACGCCTTCCACTTCCCCTGCATCGCCGCCCACGTTAGAAGCCACGGGGGCCTCGCGTGCCCTGTGTGCTCCGCCGCCTGGCGCCAGGCGCCCTTCCTTTCCGCCGTGCATCGCCGTGAGGAACGTACGGAGCCAAGAATGGCCGGCGAGGCGGAGAACCAGAATCCGAATCGGAGAAGCTCCGGCGTCGGCAGAAGTGGCACCGTCAAAGGCAGCAGAGTCGCCGTCGCGGATGCGTCTTCCGCCAAGGTCTACCACGACGACGAGCCATTGCTCCTTGCGCCGAAGACAAACCAAGCAGGCGGTGGGCGCTTTAATCCCATACCGGAAGCTGCCGACGAGGACGACAAGAACGAGGAAAGTGGCGACCAAGGCGAGCTCCATGGTCTCCTTCAGTCAACGCCGAAATCGCGGGTCGGCGGCGTCCATGTGATCGTTATGCCGCAGGCGGCCCTGCTGTCCGAAGGGCGGCGCCACCGGAACTACGTGGTGGCGATCAAGGTAAAAGCGCCGCCGTTGCGGTCTGCGCCTCTTCTCTATCAGACCCGCGGCCGCGCCCCGGTCGACTTGGTGACGGTTCTGGACGTGAGTCAGGGCATGACGGGAGAGAAGCTCCAGATGCTGAAGCGTGCGATGCTGCTGGTTGTGTCGTCGTTGGCCCCCGCCGATCGGCTGTCCATGGTGGCCTTTTCGGCATCGGTGGGCGCCaagaggcttcttcctctccGGCGGATGTCGAGGCAGGGCCAGCGCGCCGCACGGCAGATCGTCGAGCGACTCGTCGTAGTGGGCGGCGAGATCGGAGCTGCCACCACTGTCGGCGACGCCCTCAGGAAGGCTACGAAGGTGCTGGAAGATCGCCGGGAGCGCAACCCGGTGGCCACCATCATGCTCCTCTCCGACGCCGGGCAGCAGCAGCACCTCTGCGAGCAAGGACAGTCCAATGAAAGCAACATCCACATTAGCGACGAAACCGGCGGCACCGGCTTCGGCGATCTCCGGCCTCATTCACTGTCGACAACCACCACAGCTGTCGCCACCACGCGCTTCGCACATCTGGAAATCCCCCTCGAAGATGCAGACGGAGCAGAGGACGCACTGCAGAGGAGCCAAGGGCCGTCGGAGGACGCTTTCATCAAGTGCGTCGGCGGCCTCGTGTCGGTGGTGATGCAGGACGTCCGCCTCCAACTAATGTTCCTGTCAGGCGAAATCTGCGCCGTGTACCCCACCAGCGGCGGTTGCGGCGACGTGGTTATTGGCTCAGGGAGCTCTGTTCTCCGCATGGGGGATCTCTACGCAGAGGAGGAGAGAGAGCTTCTGGTCGAGCTGCGAGTGCCCTTGCCAGCGATGGCGGAGACATCCAACAACCACCACCAGTTGACTGCCAAATGCAACTACTGCGATCCGACCACCCACGAGCTATCATTCGGAGACGAGCAGGTGCTTCCACTGCCGCCTCTCTGCCCGGAGCTCGGCGGAGGGTCCCTGAGGCTCCGCAACGTCTTTGTCTCAACCAGGGCGATTGCAGAGTCGCGCCGCCTCGCGGAGCTCTCGGACTACAACACTGCCCACCACTTGCTCTCCTCCGCCCGCATGTTGCTGCTTCAGTCGGCTTCCGAAGTCCAGGACCACCATCTTGTCCGCAACCTGGACGCGGAGCTCGCCGAGCTACAGCAGCGCCGGCGCTGCCTGGCGCATCACCAGATTTACCATGATCAGCCGCAAGAGGAGGCGGCGCTCTCTCTGGCCGGGAGGCAGCGACGGAGGAGCGAATCCCCTGCGGAGCCGCTGACCCCGACATCGGCTTGGCGCGCCGCCGAGCAGCTGGCCAAGGTGGCCATCATGCGCAAGTCCATGAACCGGGTCAGCGATCTGCATGGGTTCGAGAACGCCCGGTTTTAG